From a region of the Calonectris borealis chromosome 2, bCalBor7.hap1.2, whole genome shotgun sequence genome:
- the NR1D2 gene encoding nuclear receptor subfamily 1 group D member 2 isoform X3 yields MEVSAGGVIAYISSSSSASSPASCHSESSDSGFQSSSSPVPSSPNSSSSESGCNGRSSEGSDGALKSDRLEETIKTNQSTVAGLTKGHNGVTKFNGMVLLCKVCGDVASGFHYGVHACEGCKGFFRRSIQQNIQYKKCLKNNNCSIMRMNRNRCQQCRFKKCLSVGMSRDAVRFGRIPKREKQRMLIEMQSAMKTMMNSQFSGHLPNEALTEHQGQAPQEDLSSKPKQERETIKSPSPPPSADMAKEEVIGMVTRAHKDTFMYNQEQSQNPAEMMQSQSGERVSKNTEQYILSSEHCVSGLGGPQYPESEQHLGGQYKGRSAMHYPSGHAMCFTNAHCMNFTSGYTQRLCDRIPEDGFSPNKNTTYSCSTGGRMHLVCPMSKTPHVDPNKSGHEVWEEFSLSFTPAVKEVVEFAKRIPGFRDLSQHDQVNLLKAGTFEVLMVRFASLFDAKERTVTFLSGKKYSVDDLHSMGAGDLLNSMFEFSEKLNALQLSDEEMSLFTAVVLVSAVGNFWVHRVSFSKCF; encoded by the exons ATGGAAGTCAGCGCGG GGGGTGTGATAGCTTACATCAGCTCTTCAAGCTCGGCATCTAGCCCAGCCTCATGTCACAGCGAGAGCTCAGACAGCGGTTTCCAGTCGTCCTCTTCGCCTGTACCATCTTCTCCGAACAGCTCCTCCTCGGAAAGCGGCTGCAATGGCCGGAGCAGTGAGGGCTCTGATGGGGCATTGAAGAGCGATCGGCTGGAGGAGACTATTAAAACAAACCAGTCGACTGTTGCTGGTTTGACAAAAGGCCATAATGGAGTCACAA AATTTAACGGCATGGTTCTTCTTTGCAAAGTCTGTGGAGATGTCGCTTCAGGATTTCATTACGGTGTTCATGCCTGTGAGGGCTGCAAG ggttttttcagaAGAAGCATTCAGCAAAACATCCAGTATAAGAAGTGCTTGAAGAATAACAACTGCTCTATAATGAGAATGAACAGGAACAGATGCCAGCAGTGTCGTTTCAAAAAATGCCTGTCTGTTGGGATGTCAAGAGATG CTGTTCGATTTGGCCGTATTCCCAAACGTGAAAAACAGAGGATGCTGATTGAAATGCAGAGTGCTATGAAAACCATGATGAACAGTCAGTTCAGTGGTCACTTACCCAATGAAGCATTAACAGAACATCAAGGTCAAGCACCTCAAGAAGACCTTTCCTCCAAGCCCAAACAAGAGCGGGAAACCATCAAAAGCCCTTCTCCCCCTCCTAGCGCTGACATGGCTAAGGAAGAAGTGATCGGTATGGTCACTAGGGCCCACAAAGACACTTTCATGTACAACCAAGAACAGTCTCAAAACCCAGCAGAGATGATGCAGTCCCAGAGTGGGGAGAGAGTGTCAAAGAACACTGAGCAGTACATCTTGAGCAGCGAGCACTGTGTTAGCGGGCTTGGTGGCCCTCAGTACCCTGAAAGTGAGCAGCACCTTGGTGGACAGTACAAAGGGAGAAGTGCAATGCATTATCCAAGTGGACACGCCATGTGTTTCACAAATGCCCACTGTATGAACTTCACCAGTGGTTATACTCAGCGACTGTGTGATAGGATCCCAGAAGATGGCTTTTCTCCAAACAAGAATACCACTTACTCTTGCAGCACTGGAGGAAGAATGCATCTG GTCTGCCCAATGAGTAAGACTCCCCACGTGGACCCAAACAAGTCTGGCCATGAAGTCTGGGAAGAGTTTTCCCTGAGTTTTACCCCTGCGGTGAAGGAAGTGGTGGAGTTTGCCAAGCGCATCCCAGGTTTCCGAGATCTCTCCCAACATGACCAGGTTAATCTTTTGAAGGCTGGGACCTTTGAG gTTTTAATGGTACGGTTTGCATCTTTGTTTGATGCAAAGGAACGTACCGTCACCTTCCTGAGTGGAAAAAAGTACAGTGTGGATGACTTGCATTCAATGGGAGCTGGTGATCTGCTCAACTCAATGTTTGAATTTAGTGAGAAACTAAATGCCCTGCAACTTAGTGATGAGGAAATGAGTTTGTTTACAGCGGTTGTCCTGGTATCTGCTG
- the RPL15 gene encoding large ribosomal subunit protein eL15, whose amino-acid sequence MGAYKYIQELWRKKQSDVMRFLLRVRCWQYRQLSALHRAPRPTRPDKARRLGYKAKQGYVIYRVRVRRGGRKRPVPKGATYGKPVHHGVNQLKFARSLQSVAEERAGRHCGALRVLNSYWVGEDSTYKFFEVILIDPFHKTIRRNPDTQWITKPVHKHREMRGLTSAGRKSRGLGKGHKFHHTIGGSRRAAWRRRNTLQLHRYR is encoded by the exons ATGGGTGCCTACAAGTACATCCAGGAGCTATGGAGGAAAAAGCAGTCGGATGTGATGCGATTCCTCCTCCGTGTCCGCTGTTGGCAGTATCGCCAGCTGTCTGCCTTGCACCGAGCTCCCCGGCCTACCAGACCAGACAAAGCTCGCAGGCTGGGATATAAGGCCAAGCAAG GTTACGTTATCTACCGTGTCCGTGTTCGCCGTGGTGGTCGTAAACGCCCAGTCCCGAAAGGTGCAACCTATGGTAAACCTGTGCATCATGGTGTTAACCAGCTGAAGTTTGCCCGGAGTCTTCAGTCTGTAGCAGAG gaACGTGCTGGCCGTCACTGCGGGGCTCTGAGAGTCTTGAACTCGTATTGGGTGGGTGAAGATTCCACTTACAAGTTTTTCGAAGTGATCCTGATTGATCCCTTCCATAAGACCATCAGGCGCAACCCTGATACCCAATGGATCACCAAGCCCGTTCACAAGCACAGAGAGATGCGTGGGCTGACATCAGCCGGGCGGAAGAGTCGTGGTCTTGGCAAGGGCCACAAGTTCCACCACACCATTGGTGGCTCACGTCGTGCTGCCTGGAGAAGACGCAATACCCTGCAGCTGCACCGTTACCGTTAA